From a single Anaerolineaceae bacterium oral taxon 439 genomic region:
- a CDS encoding phosphogluconate dehydrogenase (NADP(+)-dependent, decarboxylating) (catalyzes the formation of D-ribulose 5-phosphate from 6-phospho-D-gluconate) — protein MMKKSDIGLIGLAVMGENLVINMESKGFTVSVYNRTTEKVTKFIEGRAKGKQIRGAYSLEELVYQLERPRRVMMMVKAGAAVDDFIEKLIPLLEPGDILIDGGNAHFPDTERRTKYVESKGLLYVGTGVSGGEEGALHGPSMMPGGSPAAWPFVKPIFQGICAKVENGAPCCDWVGSGGAGHFVKMVHNGIEYGDMELISEVYQVMRDVLKMTNGEMAEVFAAWNRTELDSYLIEITSKILGYQNEAGEEVIDVILDAAGQKGTGKWTAISALDEGISLTLITEAVFARCLSAVKEERVAAAAALAGPAAGFDGDRAAMIEDLRSALFASKIVSYAQGYALMRAAAERYGWDLKFGDIALMWRGGCIIRSVFLADIKRAFDARPGLRNLMLDDYFRAALEKAQSGWRRAVAAAVMNGIPAPAMSAALSYYDGYRCAGLPANLIQAQRDYFGAHSYERIDRPRGEFFHTNWTGEGGTTSASTYVV, from the coding sequence ATGATGAAAAAGTCGGATATCGGATTAATTGGGCTGGCGGTCATGGGGGAAAACCTCGTGATCAACATGGAGAGCAAGGGCTTTACCGTTTCGGTTTATAACCGGACGACGGAGAAGGTCACGAAATTTATCGAAGGCCGCGCGAAAGGGAAACAAATCCGGGGCGCATATTCGCTGGAGGAACTGGTTTATCAGCTGGAGCGCCCGCGACGCGTGATGATGATGGTCAAGGCGGGAGCGGCGGTCGACGATTTTATTGAAAAGTTGATTCCGCTTCTTGAACCTGGGGATATCCTGATCGACGGGGGCAACGCGCATTTCCCGGACACCGAACGGCGGACGAAATACGTCGAATCGAAGGGTCTTCTCTACGTTGGAACGGGCGTTTCGGGCGGCGAGGAGGGCGCGCTGCATGGTCCATCGATGATGCCCGGCGGGTCGCCGGCGGCCTGGCCGTTCGTGAAACCGATTTTCCAGGGGATCTGCGCCAAGGTTGAGAATGGCGCGCCGTGCTGCGACTGGGTCGGGAGCGGGGGCGCGGGGCATTTCGTCAAAATGGTCCACAATGGGATCGAGTACGGCGATATGGAGCTGATTTCAGAAGTGTATCAGGTCATGCGCGACGTGCTGAAGATGACGAACGGCGAAATGGCCGAGGTTTTCGCGGCTTGGAACAGGACGGAGCTGGATAGCTACCTGATCGAGATTACGAGTAAGATTCTCGGCTATCAGAACGAAGCGGGCGAGGAGGTGATCGATGTTATCCTTGACGCCGCGGGTCAGAAGGGCACGGGAAAATGGACGGCGATTTCGGCGCTGGACGAAGGAATTTCGCTGACCCTGATTACCGAGGCGGTTTTCGCCCGCTGCCTGAGCGCGGTTAAAGAGGAACGGGTCGCCGCGGCCGCCGCTCTGGCGGGCCCGGCGGCCGGTTTCGACGGCGATCGAGCCGCGATGATCGAGGATTTACGGAGCGCGCTTTTCGCGTCCAAGATCGTTTCGTACGCGCAGGGGTACGCGCTGATGCGCGCCGCCGCCGAGAGGTACGGCTGGGACCTGAAATTCGGCGATATCGCGCTGATGTGGCGGGGCGGCTGCATTATTCGATCGGTTTTCTTAGCGGATATCAAGCGCGCGTTTGACGCGCGGCCGGGGCTGCGGAACCTGATGCTGGACGATTATTTCAGGGCTGCGCTCGAAAAGGCGCAGTCCGGCTGGCGGCGGGCGGTCGCGGCGGCGGTCATGAACGGGATCCCTGCGCCGGCGATGTCGGCGGCGCTGTCATATTACGACGGGTACCGCTGCGCCGGGCTCCCGGCGAACCTGATCCAGGCGCAGCGCGATTATTTCGGCGCGCATTCGTACGAACGGATCGACCGTCCGCGCGGCGAATTTTTCCATACGAACTGGACCGGCGAGGGCGGGACGACGTCCGCGTCGACGTACGTTGTCTGA
- a CDS encoding D-mannonate oxidoreductase (Converts D-mannonate to D-mannuronate), whose amino-acid sequence MIPSFEIQGKVVVVTGGGGVICGGQAKMCGELGAKVAVLDLFQEAADRVAAEINENGGEAIGVACNVLEKSDVEAACASVLEKWGRVDVLINGAGGNKPAATTNAERNFFDLPADALQWVLNLNLLGTILPSQVFGKAMAESGEGTILNLSSMNAFRPLTRIPAYSAAKAAINNFTQWLAVDIAMNFSPKIRVNAIAPGFFVGNQNRDLLYVPGTTELTPRGRQIVSHTPMGRFGEFEELLGATLYLISPASNFVTGVVLPIDGGFSSYTGV is encoded by the coding sequence ATGATTCCAAGCTTTGAGATTCAGGGAAAGGTCGTTGTTGTGACGGGCGGCGGCGGCGTGATCTGCGGCGGGCAGGCGAAAATGTGCGGCGAGCTGGGGGCGAAGGTCGCGGTTCTCGACCTGTTTCAGGAAGCGGCGGACCGGGTCGCGGCGGAAATTAATGAAAACGGCGGGGAAGCGATCGGGGTTGCCTGCAACGTGCTGGAAAAGAGCGACGTCGAAGCGGCCTGCGCCAGCGTTCTTGAAAAATGGGGGCGGGTCGACGTCCTGATCAACGGCGCGGGCGGAAATAAACCGGCGGCGACGACGAACGCGGAGCGAAATTTTTTCGACCTGCCCGCCGACGCGCTGCAATGGGTATTGAATTTGAACCTGCTGGGGACGATTCTTCCGAGCCAAGTCTTCGGCAAGGCGATGGCGGAGAGCGGCGAAGGGACGATCCTGAATCTTTCGAGCATGAATGCGTTCCGGCCGCTGACGCGGATCCCGGCGTATTCGGCGGCGAAAGCGGCGATCAATAATTTTACCCAGTGGCTGGCGGTCGATATCGCGATGAATTTCTCGCCGAAGATCCGGGTTAACGCGATCGCGCCCGGGTTCTTCGTCGGGAACCAGAATCGCGACCTTCTTTACGTCCCGGGAACGACGGAGCTGACCCCGCGCGGGCGGCAGATCGTTTCGCATACGCCGATGGGCCGGTTCGGCGAATTTGAGGAGCTGCTCGGAGCGACGCTTTACCTGATCTCGCCGGCGTCGAATTTCGTGACCGGCGTCGTTCTTCCGATCGACGGCGGATTCTCTTCGTATACCGGGGTGTAA
- a CDS encoding 2-keto-3-deoxygluconate kinase — translation MIQLREKYKYGLVIPTSMGVRMTPLDRQPVHTSNLYMMHSTSAESNVGNIAATLGENVKLLTAFVKDSPIAEFIKGELRRRNLSYEGPEVDPGGPWGYRHQFNIADSGYGLRGPRVLNDRAGEVGRTLDIRDFDTERIFGREGAAIVHLSGLIAALSPETGQFCLAAARCAAANGTLISFDLNYRASFWEGRSEELRAVFQEIASLADILIGNEEDFQLALGIQGPEAGGKEIGDKIEGFKEMITRVRAAYPRARVFANTLREVVSANEHLWGALLHVEDEWFTVEPRPIPVLDRIGGGDGFVGGLLYGVLQGWEPEKWVQFGWATGAMATSCLTDYAQPLDEDQVWAIYQGNARVRR, via the coding sequence ATGATACAGCTGCGTGAAAAATATAAATATGGTTTGGTGATTCCGACGAGCATGGGCGTTCGTATGACGCCGCTCGACCGTCAGCCGGTGCATACGTCGAATCTGTACATGATGCATTCGACGAGCGCGGAATCGAACGTTGGGAATATCGCCGCCACATTGGGCGAGAACGTGAAGCTGCTGACGGCGTTCGTGAAGGACAGCCCGATCGCCGAGTTCATCAAGGGCGAGCTTCGGCGGCGCAATCTTTCGTACGAGGGACCGGAGGTCGATCCGGGCGGCCCCTGGGGCTACCGGCACCAGTTTAATATCGCCGACAGCGGCTATGGGCTGCGCGGGCCGCGGGTCCTGAACGACCGCGCCGGCGAAGTCGGGCGGACGCTGGATATCCGCGATTTTGATACGGAGCGGATTTTCGGAAGAGAGGGCGCTGCGATTGTGCATCTGTCAGGGCTGATCGCGGCACTGTCGCCGGAAACGGGTCAATTCTGTCTGGCGGCTGCGCGCTGTGCGGCGGCGAACGGGACGCTGATTTCGTTTGACTTGAATTATCGCGCCTCGTTCTGGGAGGGGCGATCCGAGGAGCTCCGCGCCGTGTTTCAGGAAATCGCGTCGCTCGCCGATATCCTGATCGGGAACGAGGAGGATTTCCAGTTGGCGCTGGGGATCCAGGGCCCGGAAGCGGGCGGAAAAGAAATCGGCGACAAGATCGAGGGGTTTAAAGAGATGATCACGCGGGTCCGCGCCGCCTATCCGCGGGCGCGGGTTTTCGCGAATACGCTGCGCGAGGTCGTCAGCGCGAACGAGCATCTCTGGGGCGCGCTGCTGCATGTAGAGGACGAGTGGTTTACGGTTGAACCGCGGCCGATTCCGGTCCTGGATCGAATCGGCGGCGGCGACGGATTCGTCGGCGGTCTGCTGTACGGCGTTCTTCAGGGCTGGGAGCCGGAAAAATGGGTCCAGTTCGGTTGGGCGACCGGGGCGATGGCGACGAGCTGCCTGACCGATTATGCGCAGCCGCTCGACGAGGATCAGGTTTGGGCGATTTATCAGGGAAACGCGCGCGTCAGGCGATAA
- a CDS encoding alpha-amylase: MKNGVMLQAFEWNTEGGGTFYDRIRNQAAQFAGAGFTALWLPPAFKGTSSLDVGYGTYDLYDLGEFDQKEETRTKYGTKAQYLDCVRELKRRGLEVYADVVLNHKAGADGVELFRVVEVNRDDRTEVISDPFDIEGWTRFDFPGRGGRYSAFKWNFNHFSGVDYDRISNRGGIFKILGDNKDWSRDVSSELGNFDYLMFADVNTDHPDVRDELKRWSDWFIAETGVDGFRMDAVKHISADFMRDFVEHVKEQQGDQFYFVGEYWKTDSSETNRYLYETNYDMDIFDVKLHFHFAEAAWHGAEYDLRTVFDNTVVREHPALAVTFVDNHDSQPGQALESWVGEWFKPLAYALILLRKDGYPCVFAGDYWGINGDPDRPGFQSEIDRLLRIRRQFLSGDQEDRFDHPNLIGWIQHGDDENPGKLATLVCTSDDEMRMRIEFGPTYAGRVFADYSGRRDDKITLDENGAADFPVSARSYSVWGDRSFTA; the protein is encoded by the coding sequence ATGAAAAACGGCGTCATGCTTCAAGCGTTTGAATGGAATACCGAAGGCGGCGGCACGTTCTACGACCGAATCCGAAATCAGGCAGCCCAGTTCGCGGGCGCCGGATTCACCGCGCTTTGGCTTCCCCCCGCGTTTAAGGGGACCTCGTCGCTTGACGTCGGATACGGGACGTACGATCTTTACGATCTTGGCGAGTTCGATCAGAAGGAAGAAACGCGGACGAAATACGGAACCAAGGCGCAGTACCTCGACTGCGTCCGCGAATTGAAACGGCGCGGGCTCGAAGTTTACGCCGACGTCGTGCTGAATCATAAAGCCGGTGCAGACGGCGTCGAACTTTTCCGCGTCGTCGAGGTCAATCGCGACGACCGAACCGAAGTCATTTCCGACCCGTTCGATATCGAAGGCTGGACGCGCTTTGACTTCCCCGGCCGCGGCGGCCGCTACTCCGCGTTTAAATGGAACTTCAATCATTTCAGCGGCGTCGACTACGACCGGATCTCCAATCGAGGCGGTATCTTCAAAATCCTCGGCGACAACAAAGATTGGTCGCGGGACGTATCCAGCGAGCTCGGGAACTTCGATTACCTGATGTTCGCGGACGTCAACACGGATCACCCGGACGTCCGCGACGAGCTGAAACGCTGGAGCGACTGGTTTATCGCGGAAACCGGCGTCGACGGCTTCCGGATGGACGCGGTTAAGCATATCAGCGCCGACTTCATGCGCGATTTCGTCGAACACGTTAAGGAACAGCAGGGGGACCAGTTTTACTTTGTCGGCGAGTACTGGAAAACCGACAGCTCGGAGACCAACCGTTACCTCTACGAAACGAACTACGACATGGATATCTTCGACGTCAAGCTCCATTTCCATTTCGCCGAAGCCGCCTGGCACGGCGCAGAATACGACCTGCGAACCGTTTTTGATAATACCGTCGTCCGGGAACACCCGGCTTTAGCTGTAACGTTCGTCGATAATCATGACAGCCAGCCCGGACAGGCGCTCGAATCCTGGGTCGGAGAATGGTTCAAGCCGCTCGCTTACGCGCTGATCCTGCTCCGGAAGGACGGGTACCCCTGCGTTTTCGCCGGCGACTACTGGGGGATCAACGGCGATCCCGACCGTCCGGGGTTCCAGTCCGAAATTGACCGCCTCCTCCGGATCCGGCGGCAATTCCTCTCCGGCGACCAGGAAGACCGTTTTGATCATCCCAACCTGATCGGCTGGATTCAGCATGGCGACGATGAAAATCCGGGGAAACTGGCGACCCTCGTCTGCACGAGCGATGACGAAATGCGCATGCGTATCGAGTTCGGCCCAACGTACGCCGGCCGCGTCTTCGCCGACTACAGCGGCCGCCGCGACGATAAAATTACGCTTGACGAGAACGGCGCAGCCGACTTCCCCGTTTCAGCCCGCTCCTACTCGGTCTGGGGAGATCGAAGCTTCACGGCGTAA
- a CDS encoding protein kinase, with protein MTHVDFTNLEQRKKTYAGANGNKISVIYMGELYMLKFPANAKQNRDMSYTNSCFSEYLGCQIYDRIGVPVQKTILGTYVVRGEEKIVVACKDFTEPGVTLQDFASLKNRMIDSVRQGYGTELPDILQTIEEQQLIEQVSLMERFWDMFIVDALIGNWDRHNGNWGFLYDARIDEMTLAPVFDCGSCLNPQADETIMTEVLTVQAQLNKRIYDMPVSAIRLNGKKIRYFDFISSLQYDGCNEALKRIHPRIDMVGISEIIDQTPFISDLQKRFYKTILAERKARILDFSLKRLRSRENAAPEGQNDDNEAR; from the coding sequence ATGACACACGTTGATTTTACGAACCTGGAGCAGAGGAAAAAGACCTATGCCGGCGCGAACGGCAACAAGATTTCCGTCATTTACATGGGCGAATTGTACATGCTGAAATTCCCCGCCAACGCTAAGCAAAACAGGGACATGAGCTATACAAACAGTTGCTTTTCGGAATATCTTGGCTGCCAAATCTATGATCGTATCGGCGTTCCCGTACAGAAAACGATTCTCGGAACGTACGTCGTTAGAGGCGAGGAAAAGATCGTCGTAGCCTGCAAGGACTTTACGGAGCCAGGCGTAACGCTTCAGGATTTTGCGTCCCTGAAAAACCGGATGATCGATTCGGTGCGGCAGGGATACGGAACGGAGCTTCCCGACATTTTGCAAACGATTGAGGAACAGCAATTAATCGAGCAGGTTAGCCTGATGGAGCGGTTCTGGGATATGTTTATCGTCGACGCCCTGATCGGAAATTGGGATCGCCATAACGGAAATTGGGGATTTCTGTATGATGCCCGGATTGACGAGATGACGCTCGCTCCGGTTTTTGACTGCGGAAGCTGCCTGAATCCGCAGGCTGATGAGACGATCATGACGGAAGTTCTCACGGTTCAGGCGCAGCTCAACAAGCGCATTTACGACATGCCGGTATCGGCTATTCGTTTGAATGGGAAGAAAATCCGTTATTTCGACTTTATCTCCTCGCTGCAATATGACGGCTGCAATGAGGCGCTGAAGCGTATTCACCCGCGAATCGACATGGTAGGGATCAGCGAAATTATTGACCAGACGCCGTTTATCAGCGATTTACAAAAGCGTTTTTATAAGACGATCCTGGCGGAAAGGAAGGCCCGGATTCTCGATTTTTCTCTCAAGCGCTTGAGGAGCCGGGAAAATGCGGCTCCGGAAGGACAGAACGACGACAACGAAGCAAGGTAG
- a CDS encoding NADH oxidase, which produces MSKIIVVGANHAGTAAINTILDQYPGNEVVVYDRNDNISFLGCGMALWIGKQIPSGDGLFYSRKEDFEAKGAKVWMETEVTAVDFDRKTITVRSGANERQDTYDKLILATGSRPIELPIPGADLKNIQYVKLYQNAKEVIEKLGNNDAFKTIAVVGAGYIGVELAEAFRRIGKNVALVDLAPTVLVQYYDEPFRKRMIQNLEAHGIRLALGEKVLGYEGKDGNVSGVRTDKRMIPADMVVQCVGFRPNTPFRHPALKYHASGAYAVDRRQRTSIPDVYAIGDCASVFDNASRRDEYIALATNAVRSGIIAAHNACGTALEHIGVQGSNGICVYDLKMVSTGLTVERAERLGIPVEFTEFEDTQKPAFIQSANPVVRLRIVYRKDNREIIGAQMASEYDMHMGIHMFSLAIEERVTIDKLKLMDIFFLPHFNQPYNYITMAALSAK; this is translated from the coding sequence ATGAGCAAAATTATCGTCGTCGGCGCGAATCACGCCGGAACAGCCGCGATCAATACGATTCTCGACCAATATCCCGGGAACGAAGTCGTCGTCTACGACCGCAACGACAACATCAGTTTTTTAGGCTGCGGCATGGCGCTTTGGATCGGGAAGCAGATCCCCAGCGGCGACGGCCTTTTTTACAGCCGCAAAGAAGATTTCGAAGCCAAAGGCGCGAAAGTCTGGATGGAGACCGAGGTGACCGCCGTCGATTTCGACAGGAAAACGATTACCGTCCGATCCGGCGCGAACGAACGTCAGGACACGTACGATAAGCTCATCCTCGCGACCGGCTCCAGACCGATCGAGCTTCCGATCCCCGGCGCGGACCTCAAAAATATCCAATACGTCAAGCTTTATCAGAACGCCAAAGAGGTCATCGAAAAACTCGGGAATAACGACGCCTTCAAAACGATCGCCGTCGTCGGCGCCGGGTATATCGGCGTCGAACTCGCCGAAGCCTTTCGCCGGATCGGGAAGAACGTCGCGCTGGTCGATCTCGCGCCGACGGTCCTCGTCCAGTACTACGACGAGCCGTTCCGGAAACGCATGATCCAGAATCTTGAAGCGCATGGGATCCGCCTCGCGCTCGGGGAGAAGGTCCTCGGCTACGAAGGAAAAGACGGAAACGTCAGCGGCGTCCGAACCGATAAAAGGATGATCCCGGCGGACATGGTCGTCCAGTGCGTCGGGTTCAGGCCGAATACCCCCTTCCGCCATCCCGCGCTGAAATATCATGCCAGCGGCGCGTACGCGGTCGATCGGCGTCAGCGCACCTCGATCCCCGACGTTTACGCGATTGGCGACTGCGCCTCCGTTTTCGATAACGCCTCGCGACGCGACGAGTACATCGCCCTCGCGACCAACGCCGTCCGCAGCGGCATCATCGCCGCGCATAACGCCTGCGGAACTGCGCTCGAGCATATCGGCGTTCAGGGCTCCAACGGAATCTGCGTCTACGACCTGAAAATGGTCTCCACCGGGCTGACCGTCGAACGCGCCGAACGCCTTGGGATCCCCGTCGAATTCACGGAATTCGAAGACACGCAGAAGCCGGCGTTCATCCAGAGCGCGAACCCGGTTGTCAGGCTGCGGATCGTTTACCGGAAGGATAACCGTGAAATTATCGGCGCGCAGATGGCCTCCGAATACGATATGCATATGGGGATTCACATGTTCTCTCTGGCAATCGAAGAACGCGTCACGATCGATAAATTAAAGCTGATGGATATCTTCTTCCTGCCGCATTTTAATCAGCCGTACAACTATATCACCATGGCGGCGTTGAGCGCGAAATAA